From a single Arachis hypogaea cultivar Tifrunner chromosome 3, arahy.Tifrunner.gnm2.J5K5, whole genome shotgun sequence genomic region:
- the LOC112770956 gene encoding uncharacterized protein translates to MIKLIASYNDEVARTVLENAPYNAKYISHQIQKKILHILSNKVRKHICEEIGDSKFCIVVDEARDESKREQMALVLRFVDIHGFIQERFLDLVHVKDTTSLTLKQELCGILSRHGLDVSNIRGQGYDGASNMRGEWNGLQALFLKDCPYAYYIHCFAHRLQLALVAASREVIPVHQFFSKLTFIVNIICSSSKRHDELHAAKTDEIVHLLEIDELETGKGANQIGTLKRAGDTRWSSHFSSVCSLINMYGATLTVLQKIIVDGSTYSQRGDADSAYNTLTSFEFVLILHLMKDMMGITDILCQALQKQSQDIVNAVQLVHSTKTLIQNMRDDIWEELLKNVKSFCEQHDILIPDLTASYVARQGRSRHQKDHITVEHYFRVEIFLVTIDKQLQELNSRFND, encoded by the coding sequence ATGATAAAACTCATAGCATCTTACAATGATGAAGTTGCAAGAACTGTGTTAGAAAATGCTCCATATAATGCTAAATATATttcacatcaaattcaaaaaaaaatcttgcaTATACTCTCAAACAAGGTGAGAAAGCATATTTGTGAAGAAATTGGAGATTCCAAGTTTTGCATTGTAGTAGATGAAGCTCGTGATGAATCCAAAAGAGAACAAATGGCACTTGTTTTGAGATTTGTTGATATACATGGTTTTATTCAAGAGCGTTTTCTTGATCTTGTACATGTCAAAGATactacatcattaactctaaaacAAGAATTGTGCGGTATTCTTTCTCGACATGGTCTTGATGTCTCTAATATTCGTGGTCAAGGATATGATGGCGCCAGCAACATGAGAGGAGAATGGAATGGGTTACAAGCATTATTCTTAAAAGATTGTCCTTATGCTTACTATATCCACTGTTTTGCTCACCGATTACAACTTGCATTAGTTGCTGCATCAAGAGAAGTTATTCCTGTGCATCAGTTTTTTTCAAAATTGACTTTCATCGTCAACATCATTTGTTCTTCTAGTAAGCGACATGATGAGTTACATGCTGCCAAGACAGATGAAATTGTCCATTTATTAGAGATTGATGAACTTGAAACTGGTAAAGGGGCAAATCAAATTGGTACTTTGAAACGAGCAGGTGATACTCGATGGAGTTCTCATTTCTCTTCTGTTTGCAGTTTGATAAATATGTATGGTGCAACGTTGACTGTTTTACAAAAGATTATTGTTGATGGATCAACTTATTCTCAGCGTGGTGATGCAGATAGTGCTTACAATACCCTAACCTCATTTGAGTTTGTATTGATCTTGCATTTGATGAAAGATATGATGGGAATAACTGATATTCTTTGTCAAGCTTTACAAAAGCAGTCTCAAGACATAGTTAATGCTGTGCAACTAGTTCATTCTACAAAAACACTTATCCAAAACATGAGAGATGACATATGGGAGGAATTATTAAAAAATGTGAAATCATTTTGTGAGCAACATGATATTCTAATTCCTGATTTAACTGCTTCTTATGTTGCAAGGCAAGGACGCTCGCGTCACCAAAAAGATCATATTACAGTTGAGCATTATTTTAGAGTGGAGATATTTTTAGTCACAATTGATAAGCAATTACAAGAGTTAAATAGCAGATTTAATGATTAA
- the LOC140183536 gene encoding uncharacterized protein, producing the protein MDLLSLSSTLMPKDAYKNFDIAKISTLVDSYYPEDFIEQVKINLPFQLQHFILDVRQHPEMKNLSTIHELCRCLAETKKSKVYYLIDRLIRLILTLPVSTATTERSFSAMKIIKTRLRNKMEDDFLACG; encoded by the coding sequence ATGGATCTACTAAGTCTGAGCTCTACTCTCATGCCTAAGGATGCTTACAAAAATTTTGACATTGCTAAGATTTCTACTCTTGTTGATAGCTACTATCCCGAAGACTTTATTGAACAAGTGAAGATTAATTTGCCTTTTCAACTTCAGCATTTTATTCTTGATGTTCGTCAGCATCCAGAAATGAAGAATTTGTCAACTATTCATGAACTGTGTAGATGTTTAGCAGAAACAAAAAAGTCAAAAGTGTATTACTTGATTGATAGATTGATTCGTCTGATATTAACTCTTCCAGTTTCTACAGCTACTACAGAGCGATCATTTTCAgcaatgaaaataataaagaCAAGGTTAAGAAACAAGATGGAGGATGACTTTCTTGCGTGCGGATAG